The following are encoded together in the Leucoraja erinacea ecotype New England chromosome 13, Leri_hhj_1, whole genome shotgun sequence genome:
- the LOC129703032 gene encoding sodium/myo-inositol cotransporter-like isoform X1, with amino-acid sequence MFGFMEPADLAVVGLYFVLVLSIGFFVMWKSNRSTVSGYFLAGRSMTWVAVGASLFVSNIGSEHFIGLAGSGAASGFAVGAWEFNAMLLLQVLGWVFIPVYIRSGVYTMPQYLSKRYGGNRIKIYFAFLSLLLYVFTKLSVDLYAGALFIRASLGWDLYLSIIILIALTAVLTVTGGLVAVIYTDVLQAILMIGGALTLMVVGMVKVGGFEEMRRKYMLASPNVTGIIASFNLSSTNTCRIHPKEDSLKMLREPTDEDIPWPGFLLGQTPASVWYWCADQVIVQRVLAAKNLAHAKGATLMAGFLKLLPMFIIVIPGMISRILFTDEVVCINPEHCMQVCGSSAGCSNIAYPRLVLGILPVGLRGLMMAVMIAALMSDLDSIFNSASTIFTLDIYKHLRKAASSRELMMVGRLFVVFMVGISIAWVPIIVEMQGGQMYLYIQEVAGYLTPPVAAVFLLGIFWKRCNEQGAFCGGLVASVLGISRLILAFVYHVPECDQSDTRPSFIRNIHYMYLAAALFWITIIIAVIVSLLTPPPARDLISTTTFWALRDTEIMLRCLGEESDKLTEKSVAKCDDDIRCAEISDCKQKDDDCSPPADRIELVLLMPGHGDPKSMTLHCNEILSANDSFVNGQTTPVDQMDQRETELKRNMWWRCFDQCCGIKSYSMKKTEKESIESEIVCLQMLQESPKVKLILNFGLVVVCSIGIFMFIYFSL; translated from the coding sequence ATGTTTGGTTTTATGGAACCAGCTGATTTAGCTGTTGTAGGACTTTATTTTGTTCTTGTATTGAGCATTGGATTTTTTGTAATGTGGAAATCCAACAGAAGTACCGTGAGTGGGTACTTTCTTGCAGGACGCTCCATGACCTGGGTGGCAGTAGGTGCTTCATTGTTTGTGAGCAATATTGGGAGTGAACACTTTATTGGTTTAGCAGGATCTGGAGCAGCCAGTGGTTTTGCAGTGGGAGCTTGGGAGTTCAATGCAATGTTACTTTTGCAGGTATTAGGTTGGGTCTTCATCCCAGTCTATATTAGATCTGGTGTTTATACCATGCCACAATACCTTTCCAAACGTTATGGTGGTAATAGAATAAAAATTTATTTTGCTTTCTTGTCCTTGCTACTGTATGTCTTTACAAAGCTTTCTGTTGATTTGTATGCCGGAGCACTGTTCATCCGAGCATCACTGGGTTgggatctatatctctctatcatCATTTTGATTGCATTGACTGCAGTGTTAACTGTCACAGGAGGACTTGTGGCTGTCATCTACACAGATGTTCTACAGGCCATTCTTATGATTGGTGGAGCTTTAACACTGATGGTTGTCGGTATGGTCAAGGTTGGAGGTTTTGAGGAAATGAGACGAAAATACATGCTCGCCTCACCAAATGTTACTGGAATCATTGCTTCCTTCAATCTAAGTTCTACGAACACTTGCCGTATCCACCCAAAAGAAGATTCTCTGAAGATGCTGCGTGAACCAACTGATGAGGATATTCCTTGGCCTGGTTTTCTGTTGGGTCAAACGCCAGCCTCTGTTTGGTATTGGTGCGCTGATCAAGTCATTGTGCAACGAGTCTTGGCAGCAAAGAACCTCGCTCACGCCAAAGGAGCCACTCTGATGGCTGGTTTTCTAAAGCTTTTGCCCATGTTTATCATAGTCATTCCAGGGATGATTTCCCGGATTCTCTTTACCGATGAAGTTGTTTGCATTAATCCAGAACACTGCATGCAAGTATGTGGTAGCAGTGCAGGTTGCTCAAATATTGCTTACCCACGCCTGGTGTTGGGAATCTTACCTGTAGGTCTTCGTGGCCTCATGATGGCGGTCATGATTGCAGCCTTAATGAGTGATTTGGATTCTATATTCAATAGTGCCAGCACAATATTCACCCTTGACATCTACAAGCATCTTCGAAAGGCTGCCAGCTCTCGAGAACTTATGATGGTAGGTCGTTTATTTGTAGTTTTCATGGTGGGTATAAGTATTGCCTGGGTTCCTATAATTGTAGAGATGCAAGGAGGACAAATGTATCTCTACATCCAAGAGGTAGCAGGGTATCTCACGCCACCTGTGGCAGCAGTGTTCCTACTTGGTATTTTCTGGAAACGCTGTAACGAGCAGGGGGCTTTCTGTGGAGGGTTAGTTGCATCAGTTTTGGGAATTTCTAGATTGATTCTTGCTTTTGTATATCATGTGCCAGAATGTGACCAGTCTGATACCAGACCAAGCTTTATCAGAAACATTCATTACATGTATTTGGCAGCAGCTTTGTTTTGGATTACCATCATTATAGCAGTCATAGTCAGTCTGCTAACTCCCCCTCCTGCCAGGGATTTGATTAGCACCACCACATTCTGGGCATTAAGAGACACAGAAATCATGCTACGTTGTCTTGGAGAAGAATCTGATAAATTAACAGAAAAAAGTGTGGCAAAATGTGATGATGATATCAGATGTGCAGAGATTTCTGATTGTAAACAAAAAGATGATGATTGTTCTCCACCAGCTGATCGAATAGAATTGGTTCTTTTAATGCCCGGACATGGTGATCCTAAATCCATGACTTTACATTGTAATGAAATTCTGTCAGCAAATGACTCTTTTGTAAATGGCCAAACAACGCCAGTGGACCAAATGGATCAAAgggaaactgaactgaaaagaaATATGTGGTGGAGATGTTTTGATCAGTGTTGTGGAATCAAAAGTTATAGCATGAAAAAGACAGAAAAAGAGTCTATAGAAAGTGAAATAGTTTGCTTACAAATGTTGCAAGAGAGTCCCAAAGTTAAATTGATACTAAAttttggtcttgttgttgtttgTTCTATTGGCATATTTATGTTTATCTATTTCTCTTTGTAa
- the LOC129703032 gene encoding sodium/myo-inositol cotransporter-like isoform X2: protein MFGFMEPADLAVVGLYFVLVLSIGFFVMWKSNRSTVSGYFLAGRSMTWVAVGASLFVSNIGSEHFIGLAGSGAASGFAVGAWEFNAMLLLQVLGWVFIPVYIRSGVYTMPQYLSKRYGGNRIKIYFAFLSLLLYVFTKLSVDLYAGALFIRASLGWDLYLSIIILIALTAVLTVTGGLVAVIYTDVLQAILMIGGALTLMVVGMVKVGGFEEMRRKYMLASPNVTGIIASFNLSSTNTCRIHPKEDSLKMLREPTDEDIPWPGFLLGQTPASVWYWCADQVIVQRVLAAKNLAHAKGATLMAGFLKLLPMFIIVIPGMISRILFTDEVVCINPEHCMQVCGSSAGCSNIAYPRLVLGILPVGLRGLMMAVMIAALMSDLDSIFNSASTIFTLDIYKHLRKAASSRELMMVLFQYLHDPGQIYVETLKPYQEVL, encoded by the exons ATGTTTGGTTTTATGGAACCAGCTGATTTAGCTGTTGTAGGACTTTATTTTGTTCTTGTATTGAGCATTGGATTTTTTGTAATGTGGAAATCCAACAGAAGTACCGTGAGTGGGTACTTTCTTGCAGGACGCTCCATGACCTGGGTGGCAGTAGGTGCTTCATTGTTTGTGAGCAATATTGGGAGTGAACACTTTATTGGTTTAGCAGGATCTGGAGCAGCCAGTGGTTTTGCAGTGGGAGCTTGGGAGTTCAATGCAATGTTACTTTTGCAGGTATTAGGTTGGGTCTTCATCCCAGTCTATATTAGATCTGGTGTTTATACCATGCCACAATACCTTTCCAAACGTTATGGTGGTAATAGAATAAAAATTTATTTTGCTTTCTTGTCCTTGCTACTGTATGTCTTTACAAAGCTTTCTGTTGATTTGTATGCCGGAGCACTGTTCATCCGAGCATCACTGGGTTgggatctatatctctctatcatCATTTTGATTGCATTGACTGCAGTGTTAACTGTCACAGGAGGACTTGTGGCTGTCATCTACACAGATGTTCTACAGGCCATTCTTATGATTGGTGGAGCTTTAACACTGATGGTTGTCGGTATGGTCAAGGTTGGAGGTTTTGAGGAAATGAGACGAAAATACATGCTCGCCTCACCAAATGTTACTGGAATCATTGCTTCCTTCAATCTAAGTTCTACGAACACTTGCCGTATCCACCCAAAAGAAGATTCTCTGAAGATGCTGCGTGAACCAACTGATGAGGATATTCCTTGGCCTGGTTTTCTGTTGGGTCAAACGCCAGCCTCTGTTTGGTATTGGTGCGCTGATCAAGTCATTGTGCAACGAGTCTTGGCAGCAAAGAACCTCGCTCACGCCAAAGGAGCCACTCTGATGGCTGGTTTTCTAAAGCTTTTGCCCATGTTTATCATAGTCATTCCAGGGATGATTTCCCGGATTCTCTTTACCGATGAAGTTGTTTGCATTAATCCAGAACACTGCATGCAAGTATGTGGTAGCAGTGCAGGTTGCTCAAATATTGCTTACCCACGCCTGGTGTTGGGAATCTTACCTGTAGGTCTTCGTGGCCTCATGATGGCGGTCATGATTGCAGCCTTAATGAGTGATTTGGATTCTATATTCAATAGTGCCAGCACAATATTCACCCTTGACATCTACAAGCATCTTCGAAAGGCTGCCAGCTCTCGAGAACTTATGATG GTTCTATTCCAGTATTTACATGATCCAG GGCAAATATATGTGGAGACTCTGAAGCCATACCAGGAAGTGCTTTGA
- the LOC129703032 gene encoding sodium/myo-inositol cotransporter-like isoform X3: MFGFMEPADLAVVGLYFVLVLSIGFFVMWKSNRSTVSGYFLAGRSMTWVAVGASLFVSNIGSEHFIGLAGSGAASGFAVGAWEFNAMLLLQVLGWVFIPVYIRSGVYTMPQYLSKRYGGNRIKIYFAFLSLLLYVFTKLSVDLYAGALFIRASLGWDLYLSIIILIALTAVLTVTGGLVAVIYTDVLQAILMIGGALTLMVVGMVKVGGFEEMRRKYMLASPNVTGIIASFNLSSTNTCRIHPKEDSLKMLREPTDEDIPWPGFLLGQTPASVWYWCADQVIVQRVLAAKNLAHAKGATLMAGFLKLLPMFIIVIPGMISRILFTDEVVCINPEHCMQVCGSSAGCSNIAYPRLVLGILPVGLRGLMMAVMIAALMSDLDSIFNSASTIFTLDIYKHLRKAASSRELMMGKYMWRL; encoded by the exons ATGTTTGGTTTTATGGAACCAGCTGATTTAGCTGTTGTAGGACTTTATTTTGTTCTTGTATTGAGCATTGGATTTTTTGTAATGTGGAAATCCAACAGAAGTACCGTGAGTGGGTACTTTCTTGCAGGACGCTCCATGACCTGGGTGGCAGTAGGTGCTTCATTGTTTGTGAGCAATATTGGGAGTGAACACTTTATTGGTTTAGCAGGATCTGGAGCAGCCAGTGGTTTTGCAGTGGGAGCTTGGGAGTTCAATGCAATGTTACTTTTGCAGGTATTAGGTTGGGTCTTCATCCCAGTCTATATTAGATCTGGTGTTTATACCATGCCACAATACCTTTCCAAACGTTATGGTGGTAATAGAATAAAAATTTATTTTGCTTTCTTGTCCTTGCTACTGTATGTCTTTACAAAGCTTTCTGTTGATTTGTATGCCGGAGCACTGTTCATCCGAGCATCACTGGGTTgggatctatatctctctatcatCATTTTGATTGCATTGACTGCAGTGTTAACTGTCACAGGAGGACTTGTGGCTGTCATCTACACAGATGTTCTACAGGCCATTCTTATGATTGGTGGAGCTTTAACACTGATGGTTGTCGGTATGGTCAAGGTTGGAGGTTTTGAGGAAATGAGACGAAAATACATGCTCGCCTCACCAAATGTTACTGGAATCATTGCTTCCTTCAATCTAAGTTCTACGAACACTTGCCGTATCCACCCAAAAGAAGATTCTCTGAAGATGCTGCGTGAACCAACTGATGAGGATATTCCTTGGCCTGGTTTTCTGTTGGGTCAAACGCCAGCCTCTGTTTGGTATTGGTGCGCTGATCAAGTCATTGTGCAACGAGTCTTGGCAGCAAAGAACCTCGCTCACGCCAAAGGAGCCACTCTGATGGCTGGTTTTCTAAAGCTTTTGCCCATGTTTATCATAGTCATTCCAGGGATGATTTCCCGGATTCTCTTTACCGATGAAGTTGTTTGCATTAATCCAGAACACTGCATGCAAGTATGTGGTAGCAGTGCAGGTTGCTCAAATATTGCTTACCCACGCCTGGTGTTGGGAATCTTACCTGTAGGTCTTCGTGGCCTCATGATGGCGGTCATGATTGCAGCCTTAATGAGTGATTTGGATTCTATATTCAATAGTGCCAGCACAATATTCACCCTTGACATCTACAAGCATCTTCGAAAGGCTGCCAGCTCTCGAGAACTTATGATG GGCAAATATATGTGGAGACTCTGA